Proteins from a single region of Sphaerochaeta globosa str. Buddy:
- a CDS encoding EAL domain-containing protein → MSKGEAMVFQGKSPKRILRLMLLIVLPLAVVCFTLLLGYEQSVIAQASLKLQAEQQRGTLIITNQIESVFSQYVSDLLVVYNSNEFSRYAQEPNEATLLDFARLFVRITTQKEYIYHQRFIDTQGKERIQVDRNPGSFITLASDEELQDLGKSELFLRTRNLAPRVLYISKVFDEDGVYGTSNSLITLALPAYRGSVFLGIVAIDFDACFMLSFLKDYQSTLDKDLGFVLIDAQGTVVLSGQGDCTELYATDRNLYAEVPNLLTALYASDQGTSIIGKSVYTHQAIYPRTSERLSWTPGRVRLWTLVSTYEIAEVPHLTHEFLLSHDSVKYAITALVFILGSLLVVFYQIRVGDKQQMRISSLVADYATNGIVVCDAKGNITFCNEAFEELSGYQQNELIGKSSFKLRQDLQVVAHTRQQMEEHPAWVFHRSGNKFLTSLSITHLYTRQNKREHTVEVYSPSRWTPSDINQLCELANHDPSQCFSTIFSLVSEGKSVSCLCIKVQNSKEIGMQLNQSERVKFSLNFASTLSNLLGSTLAVHAFSFDSYFVFLKDCELNESLSKKMQLLINAFQEPFNTLDIRLDCGASNYPSTSSNVFDLLVDAYLASQMGEKLKSARPVFYTSEVRKQFQRQTAIREALVGVFNTDQIKLFYQAQLSVQTGLIIGAEALIRWESPTLGTIRPDEFLPILQEQQQLDQLGRFVITQSIQFMSQNLEYLQTNCPNFSLSINLSPEEFSNPVIIDLLGSQLREYHIPDNFLTVELTEHTAIENLTSANFILEKMHAQGIAIAIDDFGTGFSSLSYLMELSIDMIKIDRSFISRYPDSQSITIYKTVLLLAKVVGATVLAEGVERKDELAFLKEIGCDQYQGYLFSKAVDGATFLKQIEQVNQKT, encoded by the coding sequence GTGAGTAAGGGAGAAGCAATGGTCTTTCAAGGCAAGTCGCCCAAGCGCATTCTTCGCTTGATGCTCCTTATTGTCCTTCCACTTGCGGTGGTATGTTTCACCCTGCTTCTCGGTTATGAACAATCCGTCATAGCACAGGCCTCCCTGAAACTGCAGGCAGAACAGCAGCGAGGGACACTCATCATTACAAACCAGATAGAATCGGTGTTCTCCCAGTATGTCTCCGATCTCTTGGTTGTCTATAATTCGAATGAATTCTCTCGCTATGCCCAAGAACCAAATGAGGCTACTCTCTTGGATTTTGCCAGGCTTTTTGTCCGTATTACGACCCAGAAAGAGTATATTTACCACCAGCGATTCATTGACACCCAAGGAAAAGAACGTATTCAGGTGGATAGGAATCCCGGTAGTTTCATTACACTGGCTAGTGATGAGGAGCTACAGGACCTTGGAAAGAGTGAACTCTTTCTCCGAACTCGCAATCTTGCTCCCAGGGTGCTCTATATATCCAAAGTGTTCGATGAGGATGGTGTGTACGGCACAAGCAATTCCCTTATCACCCTCGCCCTTCCTGCATACCGGGGATCGGTGTTTTTAGGAATTGTAGCCATCGATTTTGATGCATGTTTCATGCTCTCCTTTTTGAAAGACTATCAGTCAACCTTGGATAAGGATCTTGGTTTTGTCCTCATCGATGCGCAGGGAACCGTGGTTTTGAGCGGCCAGGGTGATTGTACCGAGCTCTATGCCACCGATAGGAATCTCTATGCTGAGGTACCGAATCTGCTTACCGCCTTGTATGCATCAGATCAGGGAACCAGCATTATTGGGAAATCGGTATATACTCATCAGGCGATCTATCCCAGAACCAGCGAGCGTCTCTCCTGGACGCCTGGAAGGGTTCGGCTCTGGACGTTGGTCAGCACGTATGAAATTGCCGAAGTTCCCCACCTGACTCATGAGTTCCTGCTCTCCCATGACTCCGTGAAATATGCAATCACTGCATTGGTATTCATACTAGGAAGCCTCTTGGTTGTTTTCTATCAGATTCGTGTCGGGGATAAGCAGCAAATGCGAATAAGTTCCTTGGTTGCCGATTATGCAACCAACGGCATTGTTGTTTGTGATGCAAAGGGAAATATCACCTTTTGCAACGAAGCATTTGAGGAACTTTCAGGATACCAGCAGAATGAACTCATCGGAAAGAGTTCTTTTAAGCTGCGACAGGATTTACAGGTAGTCGCTCACACGCGCCAACAGATGGAAGAGCACCCGGCATGGGTGTTCCATCGTTCTGGAAACAAATTTTTGACCAGCCTTTCGATAACGCACCTCTATACGCGACAGAATAAACGCGAGCATACCGTTGAGGTGTACAGCCCTTCGCGATGGACACCTTCGGATATCAATCAGCTCTGTGAGTTGGCCAATCACGATCCTTCGCAATGCTTCTCCACAATTTTTTCCTTGGTCAGCGAAGGAAAGTCAGTTTCCTGTCTTTGCATCAAAGTGCAGAACAGCAAAGAAATCGGCATGCAGCTCAATCAAAGTGAACGCGTCAAATTTTCTCTTAATTTTGCTTCCACGCTCTCAAATCTGCTTGGTTCGACACTAGCAGTGCATGCGTTCTCATTTGATTCTTATTTTGTCTTTCTTAAGGATTGTGAACTTAACGAATCCCTATCCAAGAAAATGCAATTGCTGATAAATGCTTTCCAAGAGCCTTTCAATACCTTGGATATCCGCCTGGACTGTGGAGCTTCCAACTATCCATCCACATCCTCCAATGTATTCGACCTTTTGGTGGATGCCTATCTGGCAAGCCAGATGGGAGAGAAACTAAAGTCTGCGCGACCAGTATTCTATACAAGCGAGGTTCGCAAGCAGTTTCAACGACAGACTGCCATTCGGGAAGCGCTCGTCGGTGTCTTCAATACAGACCAAATCAAACTGTTTTATCAGGCGCAACTCTCCGTGCAGACAGGACTGATAATTGGCGCCGAAGCTTTGATTCGCTGGGAAAGTCCCACACTGGGTACCATTCGACCAGATGAGTTTTTGCCCATACTCCAGGAACAGCAACAGCTGGACCAGTTGGGACGGTTTGTCATTACCCAGTCCATCCAATTCATGAGTCAAAATCTTGAGTATCTGCAAACAAATTGCCCCAATTTCTCCTTGTCCATAAACCTGAGTCCTGAGGAGTTCTCCAATCCTGTAATTATTGACCTATTAGGATCACAGCTCAGGGAGTACCACATTCCAGACAACTTCCTGACTGTTGAGTTGACCGAGCATACGGCCATAGAAAATCTCACCTCGGCAAATTTCATTTTGGAAAAGATGCATGCACAAGGAATTGCCATCGCAATCGATGACTTTGGCACCGGCTTCTCCTCGCTTTCCTATCTTATGGAACTCTCCATCGACATGATTAAAATTGATCGTTCCTTCATCTCCCGCTATCCCGATTCACAGTCGATTACCATCTATAAAACAGTGTTGCTCCTGGCCAAGGTAGTAGGGGCGACCGTTCTTGCAGAGGGTGTTGAGAGGAAAGATGAATTAGCGTTCCTCAAAGAGATAGGGTGTGATCAATATCAGGGATACCTCTTCTCCAAAGCAGTCGATGGGGCCACGTTCCTCAAACAAATTGAACAGGTGAACCAAAAAACATAA
- a CDS encoding RNA recognition motif domain-containing protein codes for MAKKIYVGNMSYNTSEEELRDLFAQYGTVLSANIIIDRETRRPKGFGFVEMEDDSAAIAAISQLDGQDFGGRNLRVNEAIAKPRPSFNRY; via the coding sequence ATGGCAAAGAAAATCTATGTTGGTAACATGAGTTACAACACCAGCGAAGAGGAACTTCGCGACCTGTTCGCACAGTACGGCACCGTACTGAGTGCAAACATCATCATTGACCGCGAGACCCGCCGCCCCAAGGGCTTTGGTTTCGTAGAGATGGAAGACGATTCTGCTGCAATCGCTGCCATCAGCCAGCTTGACGGCCAGGACTTCGGTGGTCGCAATCTTCGTGTCAACGAAGCTATTGCCAAGCCCCGCCCGAGCTTCAACCGCTACTAA
- a CDS encoding tetratricopeptide repeat protein — translation MRKSLLLCACVLVTGCLCSATLDYRQLMAGYGMSESEIDMAMQYMDSEDAAIPEQEQNPLVPPIQEPLGEDYQIPEFDEAYKELLLQQAKQFYFQLNNRLTAREKIVLRSLFPRDPTFDGQTSAGFDIQKTSLMTSTLLACATSGRLSAALCTAAFSIWPDDSPIISNYALSLAGLLEIGESLALDEDEILSIASYALYCSLQHGQYTQSSIRRLLNLGQLYNRFDRYDEALVVLEKAYKLDSTDSEVCTALASVYQKLGKTQKAKSLLAQKPFLPSASMQQNKAIKAETEILTEYIGLGAGVPIEAMEPAFPLLENQEIVTAADFYKDLIPQEAERVRRFVTSLAKQQTYKIPNPVILTQYATVQAVNAPLGSSALVEFTQALSIYAVRSVAVSVAYQSKMFRNLGIEFRLKVDPEKMLANPQAYEDYTEDMVIEFDDSALQEKIAEFESAAMDFESLLQTRNLDAMMGSMTLFDPSYGILKLKPHEFADAQNIIFQQQNFLAMQQVYQFYLSYIGRLTLETVKAVQESLHAYNEAYKAIALKEEADLKKAEAIENDDQRAIAIHRVHTNYVPQYNGIANRYFNQATNASVPAYKKLEKVVQPMYQKVFSHILLISDPEVREEKELMLRSQILTYVTIALENILTSYAGYEYRDAWDCGCSIDAIRAASEREQKEREKVDKEREARERIAKKQFESKEIPPASPLYQKLDSYGTDLSIPFIPTLKGRISCARTEATFTADFSPVGGPNLDYTFSQSANSGATNHSGGMSMELADGKASLSLRTSVSTDGKGVVTDYQFKGNLDVSASAGPGSIGAGAQASYGSQTGWQSDVQANASLAAKTFAGSASTGYTTSVNGGSALTSSFERDQNPMQSLSESALGKLSEIDDAPKPIWSGKFTE, via the coding sequence ATGCGAAAAAGTTTGTTGCTTTGCGCATGTGTGTTGGTTACGGGGTGCTTATGTTCTGCCACGTTGGATTACCGACAGCTTATGGCTGGGTATGGTATGAGTGAAAGTGAAATAGACATGGCAATGCAGTACATGGACAGCGAGGATGCGGCTATACCTGAACAGGAACAAAATCCTCTTGTCCCCCCAATACAAGAACCGTTGGGAGAAGACTATCAGATCCCCGAATTTGATGAAGCTTATAAAGAACTATTGCTGCAGCAAGCTAAACAATTCTATTTTCAGTTGAACAATAGGCTTACAGCACGAGAGAAAATTGTATTACGTTCCCTCTTTCCTCGTGACCCTACCTTCGATGGACAAACTTCGGCTGGTTTTGACATCCAGAAGACATCGTTGATGACAAGCACGTTGCTAGCTTGTGCTACTTCCGGTCGACTGTCTGCAGCTCTTTGTACTGCGGCTTTTTCCATTTGGCCTGATGACAGCCCCATCATTTCCAACTATGCACTTTCCCTTGCCGGTTTGCTGGAAATCGGGGAATCCCTTGCACTGGATGAGGACGAGATTCTCAGCATTGCCTCCTATGCGCTTTACTGCTCCCTCCAGCATGGACAGTACACTCAATCGAGTATCCGACGGTTGTTGAACTTGGGCCAGTTGTATAATCGCTTTGATCGATATGATGAGGCTCTCGTGGTATTGGAAAAAGCCTACAAACTTGATTCTACGGATAGTGAGGTATGTACCGCCCTTGCGAGTGTCTATCAAAAACTGGGCAAAACACAAAAGGCGAAATCCTTGCTCGCTCAAAAGCCATTTCTTCCCTCAGCATCGATGCAACAGAATAAGGCTATCAAGGCTGAGACGGAGATCCTTACTGAATACATCGGGTTGGGAGCAGGTGTCCCCATTGAAGCTATGGAGCCGGCGTTTCCTCTTCTGGAAAACCAAGAAATCGTGACAGCGGCTGATTTTTACAAGGATTTGATCCCTCAGGAAGCGGAAAGGGTGAGAAGATTTGTCACCTCGCTTGCCAAGCAACAGACCTACAAAATCCCCAATCCGGTTATTCTCACCCAATACGCCACCGTACAAGCCGTCAACGCTCCGTTGGGAAGCAGCGCCTTGGTTGAATTCACCCAAGCTCTTTCCATATATGCAGTAAGAAGCGTTGCTGTTTCGGTTGCCTATCAGTCCAAAATGTTCAGGAATTTGGGCATTGAGTTCCGCTTGAAAGTCGACCCTGAGAAAATGCTTGCAAATCCCCAAGCATATGAGGATTATACCGAGGATATGGTCATTGAGTTTGATGACAGTGCTCTCCAAGAGAAAATTGCTGAGTTTGAATCAGCTGCAATGGATTTTGAATCACTGCTACAGACAAGGAATCTTGATGCCATGATGGGATCTATGACACTGTTCGATCCCAGCTACGGAATCTTGAAACTGAAACCGCACGAATTTGCAGATGCCCAGAATATAATCTTTCAGCAGCAGAATTTCCTTGCTATGCAGCAGGTGTACCAATTTTACCTGTCCTATATAGGAAGGCTGACTTTGGAAACGGTCAAGGCAGTCCAAGAGAGCCTACATGCATACAATGAAGCGTACAAGGCAATTGCTCTCAAGGAAGAAGCAGATCTAAAAAAGGCTGAAGCAATCGAGAATGATGATCAGCGTGCGATTGCGATTCATCGGGTACATACAAACTATGTGCCGCAGTACAATGGAATAGCGAATCGCTACTTCAACCAAGCTACCAATGCATCCGTTCCCGCCTACAAGAAATTGGAGAAAGTAGTTCAGCCCATGTATCAGAAAGTCTTTTCCCATATCCTTCTGATCAGTGATCCTGAGGTAAGGGAAGAGAAGGAATTAATGCTTCGTTCCCAGATTCTTACGTACGTGACCATAGCTCTTGAAAACATCCTCACCAGCTATGCCGGCTACGAGTACAGGGATGCCTGGGATTGCGGGTGTTCCATCGATGCCATCCGAGCGGCATCTGAACGGGAACAGAAGGAACGGGAGAAAGTCGACAAGGAACGCGAAGCGCGCGAGCGCATCGCCAAGAAACAGTTTGAATCAAAAGAGATTCCGCCAGCCTCACCGCTCTATCAGAAATTGGATTCCTATGGAACAGATCTTTCAATCCCGTTTATTCCCACCTTGAAGGGAAGGATCAGCTGCGCTCGCACCGAGGCCACGTTCACCGCTGATTTTTCACCGGTTGGAGGGCCTAACCTGGACTATACGTTCAGCCAAAGCGCCAACAGCGGAGCAACAAACCATAGCGGAGGCATGAGCATGGAGCTTGCCGACGGTAAGGCATCCCTTTCCCTGCGGACCTCCGTTTCCACCGATGGAAAAGGTGTGGTGACAGACTATCAATTCAAAGGAAACCTTGATGTATCAGCTTCAGCCGGGCCAGGGAGCATCGGCGCCGGAGCCCAGGCCTCCTATGGATCGCAGACCGGATGGCAAAGTGATGTACAGGCCAATGCCTCGTTGGCCGCAAAAACCTTTGCAGGTTCTGCTTCAACTGGATATACCACTTCGGTGAATGGCGGTAGTGCTTTGACAAGTTCGTTTGAGCGAGATCAGAATCCCATGCAATCTCTGAGTGAAAGTGCCCTTGGGAAGTTATCCGAAATTGATGATGCTCCTAAACCTATATGGTCAGGGAAATTCACTGAATGA
- a CDS encoding penicillin-binding protein activator LpoB: MKRTLYGSLLLIGVMLLLLSCQSGVSVNRLSSDTDIDLSGNWNDTDIRIVSEALVESSFSTPWITQFRMKHPGKNPVVIVGTFLNRSSEHIDTSIIAKRYEMALINSGKVDMVADQSFRASVRDEREEQQYFASEETAKALGKEIGADFLLQGAVRTNLDQSGKQMVRTYYVSAELIDIETNRKVWVGEETIKKLIKQSKYKF, encoded by the coding sequence ATGAAACGAACCTTGTATGGGAGCCTGTTGCTCATTGGCGTGATGCTGTTGCTTCTCTCCTGTCAGTCTGGTGTTTCGGTCAACCGTCTCAGTTCTGATACTGACATCGATTTAAGCGGCAACTGGAATGATACGGATATCCGCATTGTCTCGGAAGCCTTGGTGGAGTCGAGTTTCTCCACACCTTGGATTACCCAGTTCCGTATGAAGCATCCGGGTAAAAACCCCGTGGTGATCGTAGGGACCTTTCTTAATCGCAGTAGCGAACATATTGATACCTCCATAATTGCCAAACGGTATGAGATGGCTCTCATCAACTCAGGCAAGGTCGATATGGTTGCCGACCAATCCTTCCGTGCTTCTGTACGTGATGAGAGGGAAGAACAGCAGTATTTTGCCAGTGAGGAGACTGCCAAGGCTTTGGGTAAGGAGATTGGCGCAGATTTCCTTTTACAGGGAGCAGTACGAACCAATCTTGACCAAAGCGGAAAACAAATGGTCAGGACCTATTATGTCTCTGCCGAGTTGATCGACATTGAGACCAACCGCAAGGTGTGGGTTGGTGAAGAGACCATCAAGAAGCTCATCAAACAGAGCAAATACAAGTTCTAG
- a CDS encoding rhodanese-like domain-containing protein → MSKIYIILLLILVIVLFVSFKNQQVKPVQGSAASYKKITAQEAMNLMQSGQKLTIVDVRTPSEYESGHIQGAINVPNESIATSVVSALPDLDATILVYCRSGARSAQAAKKLLAIGYTNVTDFGGIINWPYEVVR, encoded by the coding sequence ATGAGTAAGATATATATCATCCTGCTGCTTATTCTTGTTATTGTCCTGTTTGTTTCGTTTAAGAACCAACAGGTCAAGCCAGTGCAAGGCAGTGCTGCTTCCTATAAGAAAATTACCGCCCAAGAGGCGATGAATCTGATGCAAAGTGGTCAGAAACTGACCATCGTCGATGTCCGTACTCCCAGTGAATATGAGAGTGGGCATATTCAAGGGGCGATCAACGTACCCAACGAAAGTATTGCTACCAGCGTTGTATCAGCACTCCCTGATTTGGATGCCACCATTCTAGTCTACTGCAGAAGCGGCGCACGCAGTGCCCAGGCTGCCAAGAAGCTTTTGGCGATCGGGTATACGAATGTCACAGATTTCGGCGGAATCATCAATTGGCCGTACGAGGTAGTGCGATAG
- a CDS encoding LPP20 family lipoprotein — protein sequence MTKLGRFSVLLLLPLLLVSCTMLGYSRSGEPAWMQSTYDGKFNEATYLCAVGSGSSRERAVESALSSLSQIFNAQVRSVTEVTSLSSRETDTAGNVSFAESTDLLDIGRVASNTEQIIGAEVVSTYTDAMGRVHVRVALHRKRTAQLYQNRIAELSTALAQARTKSALASDSIRSYVLLLQAKSLAREQQGLYDQLQVLLREPQRQVLLGYEMELATLAQQIQIKVDVVSDGASTPVLQAAFEKGLQDFGFRISEQPSGPVLLVHYEVQPLSMADSPYRYARYNLSVQLKHSSQTYLSYEKGEREAALSEVDAVAKALRSASNSGVEEFFSLMLTTAGDET from the coding sequence ATGACCAAGCTTGGCAGATTTTCGGTCCTTCTTTTGCTTCCACTCTTGCTTGTCTCCTGTACCATGCTGGGTTACTCACGCTCAGGTGAGCCTGCATGGATGCAAAGTACCTATGATGGGAAATTCAATGAGGCGACCTACCTTTGTGCCGTCGGTTCCGGTTCAAGCAGGGAACGTGCTGTAGAGTCAGCCCTTTCTTCGCTGTCGCAGATATTCAATGCACAGGTCCGTTCGGTTACCGAAGTAACCAGTCTTTCCAGCCGCGAAACAGATACAGCAGGAAATGTGAGTTTTGCCGAATCCACAGATTTGTTGGATATCGGACGTGTTGCTTCCAATACCGAGCAAATCATCGGTGCTGAGGTTGTCAGCACGTATACTGATGCAATGGGTCGTGTCCATGTTCGGGTGGCCTTGCATCGCAAGCGCACCGCACAGCTCTATCAGAATAGAATCGCAGAACTCTCCACTGCATTGGCACAGGCTCGGACGAAGAGCGCTCTTGCTTCCGATTCCATACGTTCCTATGTGTTGTTGTTGCAGGCCAAGAGCCTGGCGAGGGAACAACAAGGTCTGTATGACCAATTGCAGGTATTGCTCAGAGAGCCGCAGCGGCAGGTGTTGCTCGGCTATGAAATGGAACTTGCCACTCTTGCCCAGCAGATCCAGATCAAGGTGGACGTTGTCTCCGATGGTGCAAGTACTCCTGTTTTGCAGGCTGCGTTCGAGAAAGGCTTACAGGACTTCGGCTTTAGGATTTCTGAACAACCATCCGGTCCTGTTCTCTTGGTGCATTATGAGGTTCAGCCTCTTAGCATGGCTGACAGCCCGTACCGATATGCCCGCTACAACCTTTCTGTTCAACTTAAGCATAGTTCCCAAACCTATCTTTCTTATGAAAAAGGCGAACGGGAAGCGGCTCTCTCGGAAGTGGATGCTGTGGCAAAAGCCTTGCGTTCGGCAAGCAACAGCGGTGTTGAAGAATTCTTTAGCCTCATGCTGACAACGGCAGGGGATGAAACGTAG
- a CDS encoding alpha/beta fold hydrolase, with protein MENVLIPSFDKFFLSCNLYRSDKPKAVVQIIHGAAEYKARYQEVATFLQNEGYCVLVSDQRGHGESTDAHFVRGFLPSVEVLVQDQWYITQFLKEQYPVLPIHLLGHSFGSNVARLYLASHDEQLASLVMTGSPCYVPGISLGMKLVKLLMVFLSPNGYGFISGKLTTSPSLKWVCSDPSVVEERRIDPYRKNFRYQLASVYTIFDSVKKLHAWPLYEAKNRSLPILCICGAEDPVPGYSKGLADTQASLKRIGYETFYSKVYAGMRHEVLMEKEKELVFSLIAQFLEKGKLG; from the coding sequence ATGGAAAATGTCCTGATCCCTTCTTTCGACAAGTTCTTTCTTTCCTGTAATCTCTATCGCTCAGACAAGCCCAAGGCAGTCGTGCAGATCATCCATGGTGCTGCAGAATACAAAGCGCGGTACCAAGAAGTCGCCACCTTTCTGCAAAACGAAGGGTACTGTGTGCTCGTCAGCGACCAGAGGGGGCACGGAGAATCTACTGATGCTCATTTTGTGAGAGGCTTCCTTCCTTCTGTTGAAGTCTTGGTACAAGACCAGTGGTACATTACCCAGTTTCTAAAAGAACAGTATCCTGTTTTGCCTATCCATCTATTGGGCCACTCTTTCGGGTCGAATGTAGCCCGTCTCTATCTGGCTTCGCACGATGAGCAGCTAGCCAGTTTGGTAATGACCGGCTCGCCCTGCTATGTGCCGGGTATCAGTTTGGGTATGAAACTGGTAAAGCTGTTGATGGTTTTCCTTTCGCCGAACGGCTATGGGTTCATATCAGGAAAGCTTACCACCTCTCCTTCCCTCAAATGGGTATGTTCCGATCCTTCTGTCGTTGAGGAACGCCGCATCGACCCCTACCGCAAAAATTTCCGCTATCAATTGGCATCTGTGTATACCATTTTCGATTCAGTGAAAAAGTTGCATGCCTGGCCTTTGTATGAAGCAAAGAATCGCTCGCTTCCCATTCTCTGCATTTGTGGGGCCGAGGACCCTGTTCCCGGTTATAGCAAAGGATTGGCTGACACCCAGGCTTCCTTGAAGCGGATCGGGTATGAAACGTTCTATTCCAAGGTGTATGCAGGTATGAGACATGAGGTACTGATGGAAAAAGAGAAAGAGTTGGTATTCTCGCTCATAGCGCAGTTCCTGGAAAAAGGAAAGTTGGGGTAG
- a CDS encoding (deoxy)nucleoside triphosphate pyrophosphohydrolase: MKHIEVAAAVLIEDNAVFAAQRSNRGPLAKRWEFPGGKLEIGEDGRSAIVREIEEELNTRIEVVRFLTTVEHQYPTFFLTMHAYLCRRLDGQLELSEHIASAWLGKTDLYGLDWAEADIPIVRAVEKLLT; this comes from the coding sequence ATGAAACACATCGAAGTTGCAGCGGCAGTTTTGATTGAAGACAATGCAGTCTTTGCAGCACAACGAAGCAATAGGGGCCCACTTGCCAAACGTTGGGAATTCCCCGGCGGAAAACTGGAAATAGGGGAAGATGGACGTTCTGCCATTGTCCGTGAAATTGAAGAGGAACTGAATACCCGTATCGAAGTCGTCAGGTTCCTGACTACGGTAGAGCACCAGTATCCAACATTTTTCCTTACCATGCATGCGTATCTTTGCCGAAGACTCGATGGACAGCTTGAGCTATCGGAACACATTGCATCCGCCTGGCTTGGAAAAACCGACCTGTATGGTCTTGATTGGGCGGAGGCAGACATCCCTATCGTCAGGGCAGTCGAGAAATTACTCACATAG